One genomic region from Solwaraspora sp. WMMD792 encodes:
- a CDS encoding helix-turn-helix transcriptional regulator yields MDRTGLADFLRRRRAALRPADVGLVSGPRRRTPGLRREEVAALTGMSVDYYVRLEQRRGPQPSEQMLAALARTLRLTAEERDHLYRLAGHNVPRRTPEDGHVAPALLRVLDRMADTPALILSSLSEVLVANRLAVSIFGDPAARTGLARSDVYRWFTDPAARSVYPPADHDRQGRSLVAALRVAYGAAGPRSRAGELVRALLAGSGEFRDLWQRHEVARRFADHKTLVHPEVGDIEVDCQALFTEDQGQALLVLTPRPGSEAEEKIRLLAVLGQQDFAGTVR; encoded by the coding sequence ATGGACCGTACCGGCCTGGCCGATTTTCTCCGCCGCCGTCGTGCGGCGCTGCGTCCCGCCGACGTCGGCCTGGTGTCGGGCCCTCGTCGGCGTACGCCCGGGTTGCGGCGCGAGGAGGTGGCGGCGCTGACCGGGATGTCGGTCGACTACTACGTACGGCTGGAGCAGCGGCGCGGGCCGCAGCCGTCGGAGCAGATGCTCGCCGCGCTCGCCCGTACGCTGCGGCTGACCGCCGAGGAACGCGACCACCTGTACCGGTTGGCCGGGCACAACGTGCCGCGTCGCACCCCTGAGGACGGGCATGTCGCCCCGGCCCTGCTGCGGGTGCTGGACCGGATGGCGGACACTCCGGCGTTGATCCTGTCGTCGCTGAGCGAGGTGCTGGTGGCGAACCGCCTGGCGGTGTCGATCTTCGGTGATCCGGCGGCCCGGACCGGGCTGGCCCGCAGCGACGTCTACCGCTGGTTCACCGACCCGGCCGCCCGGTCGGTGTATCCGCCGGCGGACCACGACCGGCAGGGCCGGAGCCTGGTCGCTGCGCTGCGGGTGGCGTACGGTGCGGCGGGTCCCCGGTCACGCGCCGGCGAGTTGGTGCGGGCGTTGCTGGCCGGGTCTGGTGAGTTCCGCGACCTGTGGCAGCGGCACGAGGTGGCCCGCCGGTTCGCCGACCACAAGACGCTGGTGCATCCCGAGGTCGGCGACATCGAGGTGGACTGTCAGGCGCTGTTCACCGAGGACCAGGGGCAGGCGTTGCTGGTGCTGACGCCCCGGCCGGGCAGCGAGGCCGAGGAGAAGATCCGGCTGCTCGCGGTGCTCGGTCAGCAGGACTTCGCCGGTACGGTCCGGTAG
- a CDS encoding aminotransferase class V-fold PLP-dependent enzyme: MLPYGRPCLDESDAEAVAAAVRTEWLTAGPTVRRFESELGGYLGGVGCVSVSSGTAALHTAYGAVGLRPGDEVVTTPLTFVATAATAALHGARVVFADVEDATGNLDPAAVQAAVTSRTRVVTAVDYAGHPAEYGQLRKVAADAGALLFDDAAHAIGSTYRGVPVGGLADLTTFSFFPTKNLTTGEGGAVTGTDPDLLDRVRRFANHGMVRDPQQLRYGDEGGWHQEVHSFGLNYRLSDVLCGLGLNQLTRLPRFKADRARLAARYHELLADLPGLRLPERRPWADPVWHLYPVRVLAGRRREVYDRMRAAGIGVQVNYLPVYRHPVFADLGYRQGQCPTAEAYYAEELSLPIHPDLTDADQDRVVDALLTILK; encoded by the coding sequence ATGCTTCCCTACGGGCGTCCCTGCCTGGACGAGTCCGACGCCGAGGCGGTCGCCGCCGCCGTACGTACCGAGTGGCTGACCGCCGGCCCGACCGTCCGCCGGTTCGAGAGCGAGCTGGGCGGCTACCTCGGCGGGGTGGGCTGCGTCAGCGTCAGCTCTGGCACCGCCGCGCTGCACACCGCGTACGGCGCCGTCGGCCTGCGCCCCGGCGACGAGGTGGTGACCACGCCGTTGACCTTCGTCGCGACGGCCGCGACCGCCGCGCTGCACGGCGCCCGGGTGGTCTTCGCCGACGTCGAGGACGCCACCGGCAACCTGGACCCGGCCGCCGTACAGGCCGCGGTGACCTCCCGGACCCGGGTGGTCACCGCCGTCGACTACGCCGGCCATCCCGCCGAGTACGGGCAGCTGCGCAAGGTCGCCGCCGACGCGGGGGCGCTGCTGTTCGACGACGCGGCGCACGCGATCGGGTCGACGTACCGTGGGGTGCCGGTCGGCGGGCTCGCCGACCTGACGACCTTTTCGTTCTTCCCGACCAAGAACCTCACCACCGGCGAGGGCGGCGCGGTGACCGGCACCGATCCGGACCTGCTGGACCGGGTACGCCGGTTCGCCAACCATGGCATGGTCCGCGACCCGCAGCAGCTGCGGTACGGCGACGAGGGCGGCTGGCACCAGGAGGTGCACAGCTTCGGCCTCAACTACCGGCTCTCCGACGTCCTCTGCGGGCTCGGGCTCAACCAGCTGACCCGGCTGCCCCGGTTCAAGGCCGACCGGGCCAGGCTGGCGGCCCGCTACCACGAACTGCTCGCCGATCTGCCGGGTCTGCGGCTGCCCGAGCGGCGGCCCTGGGCCGACCCGGTCTGGCATCTTTACCCGGTACGCGTACTCGCTGGTCGCCGACGTGAGGTCTACGACCGGATGCGGGCGGCGGGCATCGGCGTACAGGTCAACTACCTGCCGGTCTACCGGCATCCGGTGTTCGCCGATCTCGGCTACCGGCAGGGGCAGTGCCCGACGGCGGAGGCGTACTACGCCGAGGAGCTGTCCCTGCCGATCCACCCCGACCTGACCGATGCCGACCAGGACCGGGTGGTCGACGCCCTACTGACGATCCTGAAGTGA
- a CDS encoding glycosyltransferase gives MRVVVTIEARFARTPDGAIWARTGQDHQFWSGYLAAFDEVRVVARVQDAVEPAAEAKRVDGPGVEVWPVPYYLGPYRYLAHRAAIGRAVRESAGPQDAVILRAPSPIGTLLATARDRRRLPYAMEVVGDPYDLFAPGVVDHPLRPVLRRLYVDRLRRQCRRAIGAAYVTDRFLQDRYPTSAGAVSVAVSDVDLTPAAYVDTARTIGRTGTVAPTRQPATLISVGSLEQRYKGIDTLIAALATLTADGRAVRLVHVGDGRHRAELADLARRYGVADRTVFTGALPGGDAVRRQLDAADLFVMPSRTEGLPRALIEAMARALPAIGSPVGGIPELLPPGFLVPPDDPGRWAGAVAALLDRPELMAAASARNLTRARDFSADVLTARRTAYYQAVAAATAERTGDRTGGRTGGRTGGPSRATQRSYA, from the coding sequence ATGCGAGTGGTGGTGACCATCGAGGCGCGGTTCGCCCGTACCCCGGACGGCGCGATCTGGGCCCGGACCGGGCAGGACCACCAGTTCTGGAGCGGCTACCTGGCGGCGTTCGACGAGGTCCGGGTCGTCGCCCGGGTACAAGACGCGGTCGAGCCGGCCGCCGAGGCGAAACGGGTCGACGGACCCGGCGTCGAGGTCTGGCCGGTGCCGTACTACCTCGGGCCGTACCGCTACCTCGCCCACCGGGCGGCGATCGGCCGGGCCGTGCGCGAGTCCGCCGGCCCGCAGGACGCGGTGATCCTGCGGGCGCCGTCGCCGATCGGCACGCTCCTGGCCACCGCCCGGGACCGCCGTCGCCTCCCGTACGCCATGGAGGTGGTCGGTGATCCGTACGACCTGTTCGCCCCCGGCGTGGTGGACCACCCGCTGCGGCCCGTCCTGCGGCGGCTGTACGTCGACCGGCTGCGCCGGCAGTGCCGCCGCGCCATCGGCGCCGCCTACGTAACCGACCGTTTCCTGCAGGACAGGTACCCGACCTCGGCGGGCGCGGTGAGCGTCGCGGTGTCCGATGTCGACCTCACTCCGGCCGCGTACGTCGACACCGCCCGGACCATCGGACGGACCGGGACCGTCGCACCGACCCGGCAGCCGGCCACCCTGATCTCCGTCGGCTCGCTCGAACAGCGGTACAAGGGCATCGACACCCTCATCGCCGCCCTCGCCACCCTGACCGCCGACGGCCGGGCGGTCCGGCTGGTCCACGTCGGCGACGGACGGCACCGCGCCGAGCTGGCCGACCTCGCCCGCCGGTACGGCGTCGCCGACCGGACCGTATTCACCGGCGCGCTGCCCGGCGGCGACGCCGTCCGTCGCCAACTCGACGCCGCCGACCTGTTCGTCATGCCGTCGCGCACCGAAGGGCTGCCCCGCGCGCTGATCGAAGCGATGGCGCGGGCACTGCCCGCGATCGGTTCACCTGTCGGCGGCATCCCCGAGCTGCTGCCACCCGGGTTCCTGGTCCCGCCGGACGACCCGGGCCGGTGGGCCGGTGCCGTCGCGGCGCTACTGGACCGCCCGGAGCTGATGGCCGCCGCGTCCGCCCGCAACCTCACCCGGGCCCGGGACTTCTCGGCCGATGTGCTCACCGCCCGGCGGACCGCCTACTACCAGGCCGTCGCCGCGGCGACCGCCGAGCGCACCGGGGACCGCACCGGAGGACGTACCGGGGGTCGCACCGGTGGGCCCAGCCGAGCCACCCAGAGGAGCTACGCGTGA
- a CDS encoding endo-1,4-beta-xylanase: MLLGAVVVASPASAASTLGAAAAESGRYFGAATNSFMLNRQPHATVLNREFNSIVAENEMKWYHTEPNQNQFNFTAGDQLIAHARARGMTVRGHTLVWHAQQPTWAQNMSGTALRNAMINHINRVAGHWRGQIHSWDVVNEAFADGGSGARRDSNLQRTGNDWIEVAFRTARAADPNAKLCYNDYNTDGINAKSTAIYNMVRDFKSRGVPIDCVGLQSHLGTSLDPTYQQNIQRFADLGVDVQITELDIQQGGNQANMYGQVTRACLAVARCTGITVWGVLDPDSWRTGANPLLFDGNGNKKPAYDAVLNALNSAGGGDPGTGPVDPNAWYVLVNRNSGKALDVYGLSTEDGGRITQWSRNDGANQQWQFVDSGGGYYRLKSRHSGKVLDVYEWSTANGAAIVQWTDHNGTNQQWRLADSSGYVRLISRHSNKALEVQGASTADGGNIVQYDDWGGANQQWQLVRVG, from the coding sequence ATGCTCCTCGGCGCGGTCGTGGTGGCCAGCCCGGCCAGCGCGGCGTCGACGTTGGGTGCCGCCGCCGCCGAGAGCGGCCGCTACTTCGGCGCCGCCACGAACTCGTTCATGCTGAACCGCCAACCCCACGCCACCGTCCTCAACCGCGAGTTCAACTCCATCGTGGCCGAGAACGAAATGAAGTGGTACCACACCGAACCCAACCAGAACCAGTTCAACTTCACCGCCGGCGACCAACTCATCGCCCACGCCCGCGCCCGCGGCATGACCGTCCGCGGCCACACCCTCGTCTGGCACGCCCAACAACCCACCTGGGCCCAGAACATGTCCGGCACCGCCCTACGCAACGCCATGATCAACCACATCAACCGCGTCGCCGGCCACTGGCGCGGCCAGATCCACTCCTGGGACGTCGTCAACGAAGCCTTCGCCGACGGCGGCAGCGGCGCCCGCCGCGACTCCAACCTCCAACGCACCGGCAACGACTGGATCGAAGTCGCCTTCCGCACCGCCCGCGCCGCCGACCCCAACGCCAAACTCTGCTACAACGACTACAACACCGACGGCATCAACGCCAAGTCCACCGCCATCTACAACATGGTCCGCGACTTCAAATCCCGCGGCGTCCCCATCGACTGCGTCGGCCTGCAGTCCCACCTCGGCACCAGCCTCGACCCCACCTACCAGCAGAACATCCAACGCTTCGCCGACCTCGGCGTCGACGTCCAGATCACCGAACTCGACATCCAACAGGGCGGAAACCAGGCCAACATGTACGGCCAGGTCACCCGCGCCTGCCTCGCCGTCGCCCGCTGCACCGGCATCACCGTCTGGGGCGTCCTCGACCCCGACTCCTGGCGCACCGGCGCCAACCCCCTGCTGTTCGACGGCAACGGCAACAAGAAACCCGCCTACGACGCCGTACTCAACGCCCTCAACTCCGCCGGCGGCGGCGACCCCGGCACCGGCCCGGTCGACCCGAACGCCTGGTACGTGCTGGTCAACCGTAACAGCGGCAAAGCCCTCGACGTCTACGGCCTGTCCACCGAGGACGGGGGGCGGATCACCCAGTGGTCCCGCAACGACGGCGCCAACCAGCAGTGGCAGTTCGTCGACTCCGGCGGCGGCTACTACCGGCTGAAGTCCCGCCACTCCGGCAAGGTCCTCGACGTCTACGAGTGGTCCACCGCCAACGGCGCGGCCATCGTCCAGTGGACCGACCACAACGGCACCAACCAGCAGTGGCGCCTCGCCGACTCAAGTGGCTACGTCCGGCTGATCAGCCGACACAGCAACAAGGCCCTCGAAGTCCAGGGCGCCTCGACCGCCGACGGCGGCAACATCGTCCAGTACGACGACTGGGGCGGCGCCAACCAGCAGTGGCAACTCGTCCGCGTCGGTTAG
- a CDS encoding FkbM family methyltransferase codes for MAVSLRRRILDVVDDRVDPRIIAGLGGIALSLRSRSRCVVRYEEETWIHRYRGGTVVNTELGGLSAEREDLVVRDTFLYGYHPRPGDTVVDIGAGVGTEVRLFSRVVGQRGRVLSIEAHPRTFRCLRRTVELNRLSNVTLLECAVVGEAGPVRIDEDALSHIRNGISQEGTGGIEVTGRRLDEILRTCGVDRVDLLKMNIEGAELSVLEGARDVLDVVDNLVVSCHDFKAEGPADAWMRTFAPVKTLLRDAGYTITTRPADPRPWIPYYVYASRGRH; via the coding sequence ATGGCGGTGAGTCTGCGTCGCCGGATCCTCGATGTGGTCGACGACCGGGTCGACCCCCGGATCATCGCCGGGCTCGGCGGTATCGCGCTGTCGCTACGGTCCCGCTCGCGTTGCGTCGTGCGGTACGAGGAGGAAACCTGGATTCACCGGTACCGGGGCGGGACGGTGGTCAACACCGAGCTGGGCGGGCTGTCCGCCGAGCGGGAGGACCTGGTGGTCCGGGACACCTTCCTGTACGGCTACCACCCGCGTCCCGGTGACACCGTCGTCGACATCGGGGCCGGTGTCGGCACCGAGGTCCGGTTGTTCTCGCGAGTGGTCGGTCAGCGGGGCCGGGTACTCAGCATCGAGGCGCACCCGCGTACGTTCCGCTGCCTGCGTCGCACCGTCGAGCTCAACCGGCTGTCCAACGTGACGCTGCTGGAGTGCGCGGTGGTCGGCGAGGCCGGTCCGGTCCGCATCGACGAGGACGCGCTCAGCCACATCCGCAACGGGATCAGCCAGGAGGGCACCGGCGGGATCGAGGTCACCGGCCGCCGGCTGGACGAAATCCTGCGGACCTGCGGGGTCGACCGGGTCGACCTGCTCAAGATGAACATCGAGGGTGCCGAGCTGAGCGTGCTGGAGGGGGCCCGCGACGTGCTCGACGTGGTCGACAACCTCGTCGTTTCCTGCCACGACTTCAAGGCCGAGGGCCCGGCCGACGCGTGGATGCGCACCTTCGCGCCGGTCAAGACGCTGCTGCGCGACGCCGGGTACACAATCACCACCCGACCGGCCGACCCCCGGCCGTGGATCCCGTACTACGTGTACGCCTCCCGGGGCAGGCACTGA
- a CDS encoding glycosyltransferase family 4 protein — translation MTRPTAIPTEAPPQAGSHRPAGRSVHVVHVIGTLDRGGAETLSLDMCRAVPATEVRQTFITMGGRAGSLAPQFRAAGAAVVQVPQRPAVTFPLRLRRCLRRRRPDVVVSHISLFSAVVLAVAAVTGVPVRIARMWSEGDGRRDTVARRLLRAVLRRLLHVVATDIVAVSDAAMAYAGRQVGMPGCRILYNSVDATRVVGSDRESARRRWGIPPEAMVIGYIGRAAPEKNRPFLVDVHRAVQARTDAPGGTASPAGAAGPAGTAPPDTRLLIVGPCGVDDVVSAHPDVPDDPTVILGGEVDEIAPVLAAADVFVLPSHWEGLPGVVLEALAAGLPVVATDLPCLREASRYVDGLTLVDLSAGAHRWAEAVLRSARTGPADRDRIRESFATSPFQTRHAAAQWRSLWRAEAR, via the coding sequence GTGACCCGCCCAACTGCCATTCCCACCGAAGCTCCACCACAGGCGGGATCGCACCGCCCGGCCGGCAGATCCGTGCACGTCGTCCACGTCATCGGCACGCTGGACCGCGGCGGCGCGGAGACGCTCTCGCTCGACATGTGCCGGGCCGTCCCGGCCACCGAGGTGCGCCAGACGTTCATCACCATGGGCGGACGGGCAGGCAGCCTGGCACCGCAGTTCCGGGCCGCCGGGGCGGCGGTCGTCCAGGTCCCGCAGCGCCCAGCCGTCACCTTCCCGCTGCGGCTGCGGCGCTGCCTGCGCCGGCGGCGGCCCGACGTCGTCGTGTCGCACATCAGCCTGTTCAGCGCGGTGGTACTGGCGGTGGCCGCCGTGACGGGCGTGCCGGTGCGCATCGCCCGGATGTGGAGCGAAGGGGACGGCCGCCGCGACACCGTCGCCCGCCGGCTGCTGCGCGCCGTCCTGCGCCGGCTGCTGCACGTGGTCGCCACCGACATCGTCGCGGTCAGCGACGCGGCGATGGCGTACGCCGGCCGTCAAGTCGGCATGCCCGGCTGCCGGATCCTCTACAACAGCGTCGACGCGACCCGGGTCGTCGGCAGCGACCGGGAATCGGCCCGCCGACGGTGGGGCATCCCACCCGAGGCCATGGTCATCGGCTACATCGGCCGGGCCGCGCCGGAGAAGAACCGGCCGTTCCTGGTCGACGTGCACCGTGCGGTCCAGGCCCGGACCGACGCCCCAGGCGGTACGGCGTCGCCAGCGGGCGCGGCAGGGCCGGCGGGTACGGCTCCGCCGGATACCCGGCTGCTCATCGTCGGGCCGTGCGGGGTCGACGACGTGGTGTCGGCCCACCCGGACGTGCCGGACGACCCGACGGTCATCCTCGGCGGGGAAGTGGACGAGATCGCCCCGGTGCTCGCCGCCGCCGACGTGTTCGTCCTGCCCTCCCACTGGGAGGGGCTGCCCGGCGTGGTGCTCGAAGCGCTCGCCGCCGGGCTGCCCGTCGTCGCCACCGACCTGCCCTGCCTGCGTGAGGCGTCCCGGTACGTCGACGGCCTCACCCTCGTCGACCTTTCGGCCGGCGCGCACCGGTGGGCCGAGGCGGTGCTGCGCAGCGCCCGGACCGGCCCGGCCGACCGCGACCGGATCCGGGAGAGCTTCGCGACCTCACCGTTCCAGACCCGGCACGCCGCGGCACAGTGGCGGTCGCTGTGGCGGGCCGAGGCGCGGTGA
- a CDS encoding tautomerase family protein, which translates to MPYANLKVPADTLTPESKKKLQDAVTDAFVTVYGERARPTTLVILEEVTDGGWCLGGTILNADLLGRS; encoded by the coding sequence ATGCCCTACGCCAACCTCAAGGTTCCCGCCGACACGCTGACCCCGGAGTCGAAGAAGAAGCTGCAGGACGCCGTCACCGACGCCTTCGTGACCGTGTACGGCGAACGCGCCCGGCCAACCACGCTGGTGATCCTCGAAGAGGTCACCGACGGTGGTTGGTGCCTGGGCGGCACCATCCTCAACGCCGACCTGCTCGGCCGTAGCTGA
- a CDS encoding SDR family NAD(P)-dependent oxidoreductase translates to MNPSGNTIFVPGGTSGIGLALAERLQANGNTVIIGGRRTDLLDQLAAEHGFGTVPIDVTDPASIAQAAASVVGRYPELNVLVAMAGIMRREDWTDLAFLADAEQIVTTNLLGPIRLIAAFTGHLQTRPDATIMTVSSGLAHVPLRVTPTYNATKAAIHLLSETLRLQLAPIGVQVTELVPPAVRTGLLPGQQTSEFAMPLDEYADEVMGLIKADPHAHEILVERVKFLRYAEVRGDYDQVVATLNAADPHAR, encoded by the coding sequence ATGAACCCATCTGGAAACACCATCTTCGTGCCCGGTGGCACATCCGGAATCGGACTCGCCCTGGCCGAGCGGCTGCAGGCCAACGGAAACACCGTGATCATCGGCGGCCGCCGCACCGACCTGCTCGACCAGCTCGCCGCCGAGCACGGCTTCGGCACCGTACCCATCGACGTCACCGACCCGGCGTCCATCGCGCAGGCCGCAGCCTCCGTCGTCGGCCGCTACCCGGAGCTGAACGTCCTGGTCGCGATGGCCGGCATCATGCGGCGCGAGGACTGGACGGACCTGGCCTTCCTCGCCGACGCCGAGCAGATCGTCACCACCAACCTGCTCGGCCCGATCCGGCTGATCGCCGCGTTCACCGGGCACCTGCAGACCCGGCCCGATGCCACGATCATGACGGTCTCCTCCGGGCTGGCGCACGTCCCGCTGCGCGTCACCCCGACGTACAACGCCACCAAGGCGGCGATCCACCTGCTCAGCGAAACGCTGCGCCTGCAGTTGGCGCCGATCGGCGTACAGGTGACGGAGCTGGTCCCGCCCGCCGTGCGGACCGGGCTGCTACCGGGCCAGCAGACGTCGGAGTTCGCGATGCCGCTCGACGAGTACGCCGACGAGGTGATGGGTCTGATCAAGGCCGACCCGCATGCTCACGAGATCCTCGTCGAGCGAGTGAAGTTCCTTCGGTACGCCGAGGTACGCGGCGACTACGACCAGGTCGTGGCCACCCTCAACGCCGCCGACCCGCACGCCCGCTGA
- a CDS encoding oligosaccharide flippase family protein — protein sequence MTRDRRSTLVLLAGSSAVQMSSNMVAALLAASVLGPHGRGLMVLGVSTAGIVPLLAGLGTGPQLRSAYPAAGGGARRRDLVASYTWCSMAATVSAAVLAVAVSALSAPLIDPALADPRYLLALSVLTCGYVAHTQLPDGWYAAGLFRSGSLWAMATTLGGGLGLLIAVAVAPSVWALLLGQGAGMLTATTAQVVALRATGLLCFQAPARRELSRLLGRGCRALGLTLGLALALRLDRYVLGALTGAAAVGVYSVASTLGQVPRMVPNAIGQLVNRDAAVASGPLRPVRTVAATAGVVTAVGAVTGLLGWLLVIPLLGPGFAAAGPLLVVLLVAEVAFVPYAVASRALLGAGRMGAVGAFGLAWSAAALVLFLLAVQLWGTAGAAVACVTLYAGISASSWLLLTRRAARRQGPDRPRLADSDDPRPGGADDPHPEGAGDAQPRPAPLSRV from the coding sequence GTGACCCGCGACCGGCGGTCCACCCTGGTCCTGCTGGCCGGCTCCAGCGCCGTCCAGATGAGCAGCAACATGGTGGCGGCGCTGCTGGCCGCCAGCGTGCTCGGCCCGCACGGCCGCGGCCTGATGGTGCTGGGCGTGTCCACCGCCGGCATCGTCCCGCTGCTCGCCGGCCTCGGCACCGGGCCGCAACTGCGTTCGGCGTATCCGGCGGCGGGCGGCGGTGCCCGGCGACGCGACCTGGTCGCCAGCTACACCTGGTGTTCAATGGCGGCCACGGTCAGCGCCGCCGTACTCGCCGTCGCGGTGTCGGCGCTGTCCGCGCCGCTGATCGACCCGGCGCTCGCCGACCCCCGCTACCTGCTCGCCCTGTCGGTGCTGACCTGCGGGTACGTCGCCCACACCCAGCTACCCGACGGCTGGTACGCGGCCGGTCTGTTCCGGTCCGGCAGTCTCTGGGCGATGGCGACCACGCTCGGCGGCGGGCTCGGCCTGCTCATCGCGGTCGCCGTCGCGCCGAGCGTCTGGGCGTTGCTGCTCGGGCAGGGGGCCGGCATGCTGACGGCGACCACCGCGCAGGTCGTCGCGCTGCGGGCCACCGGGCTGCTCTGCTTCCAGGCCCCGGCCCGACGCGAACTGTCCCGACTGCTCGGCCGGGGCTGCCGGGCACTCGGCCTCACCCTCGGGCTGGCCCTGGCGCTGCGGCTGGACCGCTACGTACTCGGCGCGCTCACCGGGGCGGCGGCGGTCGGCGTCTACTCGGTGGCGTCCACCCTCGGCCAGGTGCCGAGGATGGTGCCGAACGCGATCGGCCAGCTCGTCAACCGGGACGCGGCCGTCGCGTCCGGACCGTTGCGCCCGGTCCGCACGGTCGCGGCGACCGCCGGCGTGGTGACCGCCGTCGGCGCGGTGACCGGGCTGCTGGGCTGGCTGCTGGTCATCCCGCTGCTCGGCCCCGGGTTCGCCGCCGCCGGACCGCTGCTGGTGGTGCTGCTGGTCGCCGAGGTCGCGTTCGTGCCGTACGCGGTGGCGAGCCGGGCCCTGCTCGGTGCCGGCCGGATGGGCGCGGTCGGTGCGTTCGGCCTGGCCTGGAGCGCGGCTGCGCTGGTGCTGTTTCTGCTGGCCGTCCAGCTGTGGGGTACGGCGGGCGCGGCGGTCGCCTGCGTCACGCTGTACGCCGGCATCTCGGCGTCGTCCTGGCTGCTGCTGACCCGCCGGGCCGCCCGCCGGCAGGGACCCGACCGGCCCCGCCTCGCGGACTCCGACGACCCGCGCCCCGGAGGAGCCGACGACCCGCACCCCGAGGGAGCCGGTGACGCCCAACCACGACCTGCCCCGCTCAGCAGGGTGTGA
- a CDS encoding sulfotransferase, translating into MRLCYIGGIGRSGSTLVERVLNELPGVCGLGEVAQVWDNGVRDNRLCGCGAAFRDCPLWSRIGEYAFGGWDNVDLARIARLRAVVGRTRHVGLLAAPWLGERRRARVIEYVDYHARIYAAAAAVTGARVVVDSSKDTALAYGLRWAGPADLRILHLVRDPRGVAYSWMRRVHDPESGTDVAVPRFPAVRCALTWSGHNAAYDLLGRLGRRRHGAVGGRLVHRMRYEEFLADPPGAAATLGRLAGLPQTGLDLSYLSGGEVELGELHSVSGNRMRFTTGRLALRVDDAWRTGLPVAARRTITGLCAPLLRRYGYHRPLPPDPSAPEPSAPETEAVGSEAHHRLKV; encoded by the coding sequence ATGCGGCTGTGCTACATCGGCGGGATCGGCCGCAGCGGCAGCACCCTGGTCGAGCGGGTGCTCAACGAACTGCCCGGGGTGTGCGGGCTGGGCGAGGTCGCGCAGGTCTGGGACAACGGGGTACGGGACAACCGGCTCTGCGGGTGCGGTGCGGCGTTCCGAGACTGTCCGTTGTGGAGCAGGATCGGCGAGTACGCCTTCGGCGGCTGGGACAATGTCGACCTGGCCCGGATCGCCCGGTTGCGCGCCGTCGTCGGCCGGACCCGGCACGTCGGGCTGCTCGCCGCCCCGTGGCTCGGCGAGCGGCGTCGGGCCCGGGTGATCGAGTACGTCGACTACCACGCGCGCATCTACGCCGCGGCGGCGGCGGTGACCGGGGCCCGGGTCGTCGTCGACTCGTCCAAGGACACCGCGTTGGCGTACGGCCTGCGCTGGGCCGGTCCGGCCGATCTGCGGATCCTGCACCTGGTGCGGGATCCGAGGGGAGTGGCGTACTCCTGGATGCGCCGGGTGCACGACCCGGAGTCCGGCACCGACGTCGCGGTGCCGCGGTTCCCGGCGGTCCGGTGCGCCCTGACCTGGAGCGGGCACAACGCCGCGTACGACCTGCTGGGCCGGCTGGGCCGGCGGCGGCACGGCGCGGTCGGCGGGCGGCTGGTGCACCGGATGCGGTACGAGGAGTTCCTCGCCGATCCGCCGGGTGCGGCCGCGACGCTGGGCCGGCTCGCCGGCCTGCCGCAGACCGGGTTGGATCTGTCCTACCTGTCCGGCGGGGAGGTGGAGCTGGGCGAGTTGCACAGCGTCTCCGGCAACCGGATGCGGTTCACCACCGGCCGCCTGGCGTTGCGGGTCGACGACGCGTGGCGTACCGGCCTGCCGGTCGCCGCCCGCCGGACCATCACCGGGCTGTGCGCGCCGCTGCTACGCCGGTACGGCTACCACCGCCCCCTGCCGCCTGACCCGTCAGCGCCAGAGCCGTCAGCGCCAGAGACCGAGGCGGTCGGATCCGAGGCACATCACCGACTGAAAGTGTAG